The Xiphophorus couchianus chromosome 14, X_couchianus-1.0, whole genome shotgun sequence genome includes a region encoding these proteins:
- the LOC114156821 gene encoding probable E3 ubiquitin-protein ligase RNF144A-A translates to MNDKTKRYNLSDSTIRFVDEEDQFDFLCEGFGSPRARMSCGHVVTPMSLTKWCEELLKQGKSRFVCGQFGCNAEWPYQEVCKMALLTPEEMKNFETTMAQNAAAQDSNAKFCPGCMTPVTRGSSSNLYVCCQVCSAKTGRSFGFCWQCLREWKGQQPRSDRCENDDCHNSALKTLRECPEVQIELSGGIKGCSSVRACPTCGSLLQHTGNGCKDVLCPRCKMEFCFCCLKSADECMTDDFDICGIAPRQTSIPTWNGHTIPHRIEGLFHLHRRLFRFRSIGMETDSYVEYE, encoded by the exons ATGAACGATAAAACTAAGCGCTACAACCTGAGCGACTCTACAATCCGATTTGTGGACGAAGAGGATCAGTTTGACT TTCTGTGTGAAGGTTTTGGTTCCCCAAGAGCCCGGATGTCCTGCGGACATGTGGTGACCCCGATGTCCCTCACAAAGTGGTGCGAGGAATTGCTCAAACAG GGAAAATCCAGGTTTGTGTGCGGTCAGTTTGGCTGTAATGCTGAGTGGCCTTATCAGGAGGTTTGCAAAATGGCCTTGCTGACCCCTGAAGAAATGAAGAACTTTGAGACGACCATGGCCCAGAATGCTGCCGCCCAAGATTCTAACGCAAAGTTT TGTCCGGGCTGCATGACTCCTGTGACCAGAGGAAGCAGCTCAAACCTCTATGTCTGCTGCCAAGTGTGTTCAGCAAAGACCGGACGCAGCTTTGGGTTCTGCTGGCAGTGTCTGAGGGAGTGGAAAGGTCAACAGCCTCGATCCGACCGCTGCGAAAACGACGACTGCCACAATTCTGCCCTGAAGACGCTGAGAGAATGTCCAGAAGTCCAAATTGAGCTATCGGGAGGAATCAAAGGGTGTTCGTCGGTCCGTGCCTGTCCCACCTGCGGCTCACTGCTGCAGCACACTGGGAATGGATGCAAAGACGTTTTATGTCCCCGATGTAAGATGgagttttgcttttgctgcCTAAAGAGTGCTGATGAATGTATGACAGATGACTTTGATATTTGTGGTATTGCCCCCAGACAGACGTCTATTCCTACGTGGAATGGACATACTATTCCACATAGGATTGAAGGTCTATTCCACCTCCATAGACGTCTATTCCGCTTCCGTTCTATAGGAATGGAAACCGATTCCTATGTGGAATACGAATAG
- the LOC114157971 gene encoding probable E3 ubiquitin-protein ligase ARI7 — translation MSSSDEDEKGYDPHDTTLSFVDRPDDLDPPFSDDDEDQGLRAEMSCGHAVTPQSLTGWCRSLLDQGQYKFRCPAIDEETQETCGAVWPYREVRRLADLSVEEMEYFEETIARLAAAEYQEFRECPGCKSYIEREDLTNLCVQCLVCSADQKKQVQFCWQCLKPWKGPAPRSDRCGNDDCKNQDLELLRTCNTTSFPEVRDVEDCPSIRACPTCGQTVEHDKTGCKNIICPRCQVEFCFVCLKLTPECLETSSYYIPCSDGVAPRQTSIPVWHRK, via the exons ATGAGCAGCTCCGATGAGGACGAGAAAGGATATGACCCCCACGACACCACGCTGAGCTTTGTGGACAGACCTGATGACCTGGACCCTCCAT TCAGCGATGATGATGAAGACCAGGGTCTTCGAGCTGAAATGTCGTGCGGTCACGCTGTCACTCCACAATCTCTGACTGGCTGGTGTCGCAGCCTGCTGGATCAG gGTCAGTACAAGTTCAGGTGTCCTGCTATAGATGAAGAGACCCAGGAGACTTGTGGTGCCGTGTGGCCGTATCGAGAGGTGCGGCGCCTGGCGGACCTGAGCGTTGAAGAGATGGAATACTTTGAAGAGACCATCGCTCGCCTGGCTGCTGCAGAGTACCAGGAGTTTAGAGAA TGCCCTGGGTGTAAGAGCTACATTGAGAGAGAGGACCTGACTAACCTCTGCGTTCAGTGCTTAGTTTGCTCTGCAGACCAGAAGAAACAGGTCCAGTTCTGCTGGCAGTGCTTGAAGCCGTGGAAAGGTCCGGCTCCACGTTCTGATCGTTGTGGCAATGATGACTGCAAAAACCAAGACCTGGAGCTGCTCAGGACCTGCAACACCACATCCTTCCCCGAGGTCCGGGATGTCGAGGACTGTCCCTCCATCCGGGCCTGTCCCACCTGTGGACAAACAGTGGAGCACGACAAGACGGGCTGTAAGAACATAATCTGTCCTCGCTGCCAGGTGGAGTTCTGCTTCGTGTGTCTGAAGCTGACTCCTGAGTGTCTGGAGACCAGCTCCTACTACATCCCCTGCAGTGACGGTGTGGCTCCCAGACAGACATCCATACCTGTGTGGCACAGGAagtaa
- the LOC114157972 gene encoding probable E3 ubiquitin-protein ligase ARI7: MTTQGHEEKRYDRRDTTLKFVNRPDALDPMPPDEGDQGLCAEMSCGHAVTPQSLTGWCRSLLDQGQYKFKCPALKDGTHHKCDALWSYQEVRRLAVLTAAEMQHFEENMARLAATEYCDFKTCPGCSSYIEREDLTNLCVQCLVCTADKNEQVQFCWQCLMPWKGPAPRSDRCDNNGCINHDLELLRTCKTTSFLEVVGVVGCPSIRACPTCGHKVEHDKTGCKNIICPRCQVEFCFVCLELTPDCLETSDYFSPCSAGVAPRQTSIPVWHRN, from the exons ATGACCACGCAGGGCCACGAAGAGAAAAGATACGACCGAAGAGACACGACCCTGAAGTTCGTGAACAGACCTGATGCTCTGGATCCGATGC CCCCGGACGAGGGAGATCAGGGTCTCTGTGCGGAAATGTCCTGCGGTCACGCTGTCACTCCACAGTCCCTGACTGGATGGTGTCGCAGCCTGCTGGATCAG GGCCAGTATAAATTTAAGTGTCCAGCTCTAAAGGACGGCACCCATCATAAGTGTGACGCTCTGTGGTCGTATCAAGAGGTGCGTCGCCTGGCCGTCCTGACCGCTGCAGAAATGCAGCATTTTGAAGAGAACATGGCCCGTCTGGCTGCGACAGAGTACTGCGACTTTAAAACA TGTCCTGGCTGCAGCTCCTACATTGAGAGAGAGGACCTGACTAACCTCTGCGTTCAGTGCTTGGTGTGCACAGCAGATAAGAACGAACAGGTCCAGTTCTGCTGGCAGTGCTTGATGCCCTGGAAAGGTCCGGCTCCACGCTCTGACCGCTGTGACAATAACGGCTGCATCAACCATGACCTGGAGCTGCTCAGGACCTGCAAGACCACATCCTTCCTCGAGGTGGTCGGGGTTGTGGGCTGTCCCTCCATCCGGGCCTGTCCCACCTGTGGACATAAGGTGGAGCACGACAAGACAGGCTGTAAGAACATCATCTGTCCTCGCTGCCAGGTGGAGTTCTGCTTCGTGTGTCTGGAGCTGACTCCTGACTGTCTGGAGACCAGCGACTACTTCAGCCCCTGCAGTGCTGGTGTGGCTCCCAGACAGACATCCATACCTGTGTGGCACAGGAACTAA